A window of the Lolium perenne isolate Kyuss_39 chromosome 7, Kyuss_2.0, whole genome shotgun sequence genome harbors these coding sequences:
- the LOC127311275 gene encoding trimethyltridecatetraene synthase-like — protein sequence MELPSLATFLSMVLAAAVFLKFKATSRRSYNLPPGPKPWPVIGNFNLIGALPHRSIHELSKKYGPLMHLRFGSFPVVIGSSVEMAKFFLKTQDVLFIERPKTASGKYTTYNYADITWSPYGAYWRQARRICITEVFSARRLASFEHIRADEVRALVRGLFAAASVPGRAVHLNRDHLSTLSMNVITRMVLGKRFFGDGADAAEGPVSSLDEFKWMLDELLLLNGVLNVGDWIPWLDWMDLQGYVRRMKKVGKMFDAFMEYVLDAHSEQRRRDGEGFVARDMVDVLMQVADDPTLEVQFGRVGVKAFTQDLIAGGTESSSVTVEWALSELLRKPAIFAAATEELDRVIGRGRWVTEKDIPNLPYMEAIVKETMRVHPIVPLLIPRVAREDVVVGGYDIPKGARVLINVWTIGRDPELWDAPEEFSPERFVGSKMDVKGQDFELLPFGSGRRMCPGLNLGLKVIQLSLANLLHGFTWGLPEGMTKEELSMDEVFGLSTTRKCPLVVVIEPKLPEHLYV from the coding sequence ATGGAGCTACCATCATTGGCCACCTTCCTTTCCATGGTGCTCGCTGCCGCCGTCTTCCTAAAATTCAAAGCCACATCACGCCGCAGCTATAACCTCCCACCAGGTCCGAAACCGTGGCCAGTCATCGGCAACTTCAACCTCATCGGTGCGCTCCCTCACCGCTCCATCCACGAGCTCTCCAAGAAGTACGGCCCGCTCATGCACCTCCGCTTCGGCTCCTTCCCCGTCGTCATCGGCTCGTCCGTCGAGATGGCCAAGTTCTTCCTCAAGACCCAAGACGTCCTCTTCATCGAACGCCCCAAGACGGCCTCCGGCAAGTACACCACCTACAACTACGCCGACATCACCTGGTCGCCCTACGGCGCGTACTGGCGCCAGGCGCGCCGGATATGCATCACCGAGGTGTTCAGCGCCCGCCGTCTCGCGTCCTTCGAGCACATCCGCGCCGACGAGGTGCGCGCTCTGGTGCGCGGCCTCTTCGCCGCGGCGTCCGTCCCGGGGCGCGCCGTGCACCTCAACAGGGACCACCTGTCCACGCTCAGCATGAACGTGATCACGCGGATGGTGCTCGGGAAGCGCTTCTTCGGCGACGGCGCGGACGCGGCGGAGGGGCCGGTGTCGTCGCTGGACGAGTTCAAGTGGATGCTGGACGAGCTGCTGCTGCTCAACGGCGTGCTCAACGTCGGCGACTGGATCCCGTGGCTGGACTGGATGGACCTGCAGGGGTACGTGCGGCGGATGAAGAAGGTCGGCAAGATGTTCGATGCGTTTATGGAGTACGTCCTCGACGCGCACAGCGAGCAGCGGCGGCGTGACGGCGAGGGCTTCGTGGCGAGGGACATGGTGGACGTGCTCATGCAGGTCGCCGACGACCCGACTCTCGAGGTCCAGTTCGGCCGCGTCGGCGTCAAGGCGTTCACCCAGGACCTCATCGCCGGCGGCACGGAGAGCTCGTCGGTCACCGTGGAGTGGGCACTCTCGGAGCTTCTGAGGAAGCCCGCCATCTTCGCTGCCGCCACCGAGGAGCTGGACCGCGTCATCGGCCGCGGGCGCTGGGTGACAGAGAAGGACATACCGAACCTGCCGTACATGGAGGCCATCGTCAAGGAGACGATGCGCGTGCACCCCATCGTGCCGCTCCTCATCCCGCGCGTCGCCCGCGAGGACGTGGTCGTCGGCGGCTACGACATTCCAAAGGGTGCGCGCGTGCTCATCAACGTGTGGACAATCGGCCGGGACCCGGAGCTGTGGGATGCGCCGGAAGAGTTCTCGCCGGAGAGGTTCGTCGGGAGCAAGATGGACGTCAAAGGGCAGGACTTCGAGCTGCTCCCCTTCGGGTCTGGCCGGCGGATGTGCCCTGGCTTGAACCTCGGGTTGAAGGTGATACAGCTGAGCCTGGCCAACCTGCTCCATGGGTTCACGTGGGGCTTGCCGGAGGGGATGACGAAGGAGGAGCTGAGCATGGATGAGGTGTTTGGGCTGTCAACCACCCGCAAGTGCCCGCTCGTGGTTGTCATCGAGCCCAAGCTTCCTGAGCACCTGTATGTTTGA